From Anomalospiza imberbis isolate Cuckoo-Finch-1a 21T00152 chromosome 22, ASM3175350v1, whole genome shotgun sequence, a single genomic window includes:
- the SLC35B1 gene encoding solute carrier family 35 member B1 — MRPPGAPRDVALEVPPALSGPAATMGASAAAGLPERLRLPVCFLGVFACYFYYGILQESITRGRYGEGAKQEKFKYALTLVFIQCVINAAFAKLLIRLVDAARPDRTRGWLYGACSLSYLGAMVSSNSALQFVSYPTQVLGKSCKPIPVMLLGVTLLRKRYPPAKYLCVLLIVAGVALFLYKPKKGTGDTEHVFGYGELLLLLSLTLDGLTGVSQDHMRAHYQTGSNHMMLNVNLWSTLFLGAGILFTGELWEFLSFTERYPSIISNILLFGLTSALGQSFIFMTVVYFGPLTCSIITTTRKFFTILASVVLFANPISPMQWVGTVLVFLGLGLDAKFGKGVKKTSH; from the exons atGAGGCCGCCCGGGGCGCCGCGGGATGTGGCACTGGAGGTGCCGCCCGCGCTGAGCGGCCCCGCCGCCACCATGGGAGCGAGCGCGGCCGCGGGGCTGCCCGAGCGCCTCCGCCTGCCCGTCTGCTTCCTCGGCGTGTTCGCCTGCTACTTCTACTACGGCATCCTGCAGGAGAGCAT CACCCGGGGCCGCTACGGGGAGGGCGCGAAGCAGGAGAAGTTCAAGTACGCGCTGACGCTCGTGTTCATCCAGTGCGTGATCAACGCCGCCTTCGCCAAGCTCC TGATCCGCCTGGTGGACGCGGCGCGGCCGGACCGCACGCGGGGCTGGCTCTACGGGGCCTGCTCGCTGTCCTACCTGGGCGCCATGGTGTCCAGCAACTCCGCCCTGCAGTTCGTCAGCTACCCCACCCAG GTCCTGGGCAAGTCCTGCAAACCCATCCCAG TGATGCTGCTGGGGGTGACCCTGCTGCGGAAGAGGTACCCCCCCGCCAAGTACCTGTGCGTGCTGCTCATcgtggcaggggtggccctGTTCCTCTACAAGCCCAAAAAAGGCACAGGGGACACCGAGCACGTCTTTGGCTacggggagctgctcctg CTGCTGTCGCTGACCCTGGACGGGCTCACGGGGGTGTCCCAGGACCACATGAGGGCTCACTACCAGACGGGCTCCAACCACATGATGCTCAACGTCAACCTCTGGTCCACGCTGTTCctgggggcag GGATCCTGTTCACGGGGGAGCTCTGGGAGTTCCTGAGTTTCACGGAGCGTTATCCCAGCATCATCTCCAACATCCTCCTCTTCGGCCTCACCAGCGCCCTGGGCCAG AGTTTCATCTTCATGACCGTGGTGTACTTCGGGCCCCTGACCTGCTCCATCATCACCACCACCCGCAAGTTCTTCACCATCCTGGCCTCCGTGGTGCTCTTCGCCAACCCCATCAGCCCCATGCAGTGGGTGGGCACCGTCCTGGTGTTCCTGG